The genomic region ccaggacacacacacacacactgtcatgcattactattattataggGACATTTGGTTCTCATAAACAACTAAAAACCTGCACATACACACGCTCAGCATGTAAGGATGAATCATACGACAGTACAGGTGTTCTGTAAACTCATATTAGTGAAGACCCTTTATTATCACCCTGAGACAATAAggtcatgcacacacacacacacacacacacacacacacacacacacacgagcccTCAGAAACTAAGAGAAACATCCCTCTGAAATTAAAATCTTAAGTGTGCACTTGGAAAACAACATTTGCGACGGCAGAGCTTTTGGGAGAGACATGGAGTGACACACAGACCATACGAGTGTGACTCAAACACTgataacacgcacacacacacacacgcacgcacacacacacacacacacacacacacacatgtttttcTTATTGTCCTTGTGAGGAAATTCCACTGACATAATATTTAATGCAGATGTAATTAATGCTGTGCTGCCTCTAATTCTagccctaaccttaacctcagtaaccaaaacaaaaccttttggctctttgttgttgttgttgttttaataaatttggCAGTTTtagtaaaacaacaaaaaaaacaacaacagttttcCTCCTAAGGACTTGCAAAATCTCCCCACAAAAAAGCATATCTATGTTCCCAGGACCCCCATATCTCCCACTTCTATGTTCTCAGATCTCCGTGTCCCCAAAATAAACTCTTACAGTCACATCTATTCGCttataaaacaacaataataaccaaAAGACAACCAAGAGTCAGACCTTCTGTAACTTCTGTGTTCAACAAAATGAGTGACGTTCGAAACAATCTAAACTAATGGTTCCTTCAGTGCAGAAAACTACCTACACTAGAGTAGGAACTAAATAGGTTTCTGGAActacagccaggaaccttggtcCTGGTTCCTTCAATGGAAAGACTTAAAGTTCTGACTTCCAGAGTTCCTCAGGTGCGTGTTCGATCAATACAATACACTGAAAATATCTATGAAAGAGTTCCTCAGGTCTCAGACACCCTTAGATGGCGACAAAATGACAGTTTCAAATCTATAAACAATTCATTTAATCAACACAATTTCAGGTACtacaattatataaataataatgcaatatctaatattaaaactgaaaaaagttAGTCATTACACATAAAACACACTTACAGGGAAAGTCATTGATTaacctggagaagctgaggAAACCTGAGAAGCTTTAGAAATGATTAGCGCTAACTAACTGAAGCAGAAAAATCTCCCATGACTAGTTTAAATATTTCTAGACAAAAGATTGAAATCTGAAAACTTTAAGGTATATTTATCGGTAAAGTATGTCCCAACACATACACAAGCATAGAATCAGTGCACGCATGTAAAGCTTTTAATTATCACACTAGCAACTGTGAAACCAAGCATGACTAGCTAATGCTAACGTGGCAGTGGTGCTAGCTTTGGCCTACAGGTTGAACGTTTGTAAGTTCTTCAGTTATGCTTAATATTCAACTGCTTAGCAAGCATTAACATGTTTAATGTAAGCACCAAGATCTTTTAAACACGATTGCATTAAGCTATAGTTAAAGGAGGTAAAATTCTTTCTAATCTACTTTTAACAACATAAcaataaagattaaataaaaataaaaactgcctGAAGTTGAAGCTACGTAACTGACCCTGGGTACAACTCCCAACTAGGTTCCATATGAGGTTACACTTTGTACAGGAGGAActcttgctctgtgtgtgtgtgtgtgtgtgtgtgtgtgtgtgtgtgtgtgtgtgtgtgtgtgtgtgtgtggtggttatTGTAAAGATAAAGAATTCTTGGATAATTGACGTTGTTCTTCACttcgcttttctttttttcaacagAAAGATGTCAGTGAAGTCTGGGAGGAAAGACAAGGCaaggaggagagaaaaggaaaaaggtgATTGTAAGAGTAACATCCCTTTTAAggattacaatatttattttaaggaaTACTTACGGAGAGTAGCACTCCATCATGACCCCAGAGTTAAGATGATTAAGGTGACGAGGAACTCGAGGAGGAACTACATCAACTACCAGTGGATCTCAGCGCTTCACATTATCCTGCCCCACAGCTGTACTCTCTCAGTTCACCATAATATTTGAGTTTGCTGCCgctttcttgtgtgtgtgtgtgtgtgtgtgtgtgtgtgtgtgtagcagaaGTCGTTTAGAATTTTAAAGCCTCAGGATGTCCTTTATCTCCAGGTGATAAATTGGTTTGGAGAAGCTCTTTTCTTTGGAACTTCCCTCAGAAAAGTGAATAAACGTTCCTGTCAGAAGACAGTTCTATAGCAGAGACTCGCAGCTCAGTAACTAATCTGAATAAAATGGAAAAGACCACAAACACTTCATGTTGGTGTACACTTCCTACAGAGTTCCAGCGGATATAAAAGCTCTacacacccatgtgtgcttcGGGTCGTGGTCCTGCTGAAATGTGAAGTTCCTTTCCATTTTCAGTTCACTAGCAGATGCCTGAAGGTTCTGCACTAAAATCAGCGGGTATTTGTAGATATTCATGATTCCATCCACATTGATAAAAAGTTCTGcctgaagaaaagcagcactAAAgagtgatgctgccaccaccatgcttcactgtggagatggtgttcttttggtgatgtgctttttttttttgcatcagacaaaCCTTTTGTAAATATGGAGTTATTAatctttttggaattggtctcatcggaccagaaaacatttttccacACGGTTTACGGTGATTTAgctgagcttggatgttttttgagAGAAAGGGTTTCCGTCTAGCCGCCCCACCCCAtcgcccagacatgtgaagaatacgagagattgaGAGTAACCAATACAtgtcagatgttcctgcagatcctttaatgttgccgaaattgagggtggaaaaagatctgacgtGATTTACCTTGGAgcgtgtagactttttatttcCATTGTAGGCGTCCTACAGAGTTCACTTTTCTCCCAGGACGTTCCCTGAGCGAGTGAAAGAACGCTCCGCTTCCATCAGCACACATGAAGATATGTTGAAGAGAACATTGCGAGTGTATTGCTATGAAATGTTCCGAGTTCAGTGGAACACAATGCTGCCAGCTAGTGAATTGTTAATCCTGTAAACGGATGTGGTGCTATTGTGCTTATCTACTGAACacttctgctgtttgtaaatcCACTTCATGTTTGACAGTTTTGAATAAACTCTAACGtgttaaaggtgtgtgtgtcatgGCGTGTTTGCGTCGGGTGGCAGCGTGGTCATGGCCGTGTTTACACCTGcgtttaatgtgtttaatttctGGATGTTTCTGCTGGAGGGCCAAGTGTGATGAACGGCACCATAAATTCTGCCAGCCTCAATGTTTACTAcccgtgcgtgcgcgtgtgtgtgtgtgtgtgtgtgcgtgtgtgtgagagagagaggtggtgaaGTGGTCGGATCTGGTCGTTTTTATTACACTGCACAGGACACAAAGTCACGGGACACGTCTGGGGAAGAATATTACTAACCATCACATCTCTGTCCCGTTTAGGTCAATAAGATATTTTAGAAAAAAGACACTTTTGACTTTTTAAGATCGTAATATCCTCAGAAATAATCCATCATCTTTTTAAGATTTGTTCCTGAagtctgaaaataaaaaagatctcagtaatgtaacataaaaatacattttttttgcattaataatGAAATCCGGaaacattctttattttttgccacGCTGGGGTTTTCAATCCATTTCCTAATAGAGAGTCTACAATCTACAGTGAAACTACAGTGAATCTACAGTGAATCTACAGTGAAACTACAGTGAATCTACAGTGAAACACGGGACATTTCTGCCTTGAAGTGTCTGACTTCATGTTATTTCTGCCATGCGCACGATCTGCATCTCAGTATGCATTCTGATGCGATCTTGCATCCTTGTGAACTCGTTCGACGTCATCGTCCACCACCGAAGTTCAATTCTGgtacatgtccctgtgaatgagctgttactatggaaacgataacgtgttagTCTCTCTGGGAGAACcgttaaaggttctatgtagaacctgaTAAAGTTTCCCGTCAAAGCGCAGTCCAAGTAGGAAGCTTAGGGGTCTTTCCAAAGAACTACAGAAGGTCAGGACAGGATAGACTCAAATTCcatgaattttattattaaatctaaaatttaaaaaatggcgaataaacaggaagtgttaCAGATAGCATCAGATCCAACTATGTGTTCAGAGATTAATATTTATCAAATCTTAATATACATTTGCTACATTTTCCTATGATATTATACAAACATACAATTTACACACAATACTGCACTTGTGTGTATTCATAGATAGAAAACAGAACAACATGGCTAATTAGCAGTTAGCATTTATATGCTATAAACACATGACTGCTAGATTTATGTCAACAAATTCTAGTATTGAGGTCTAGTTAGTGCCCTAAACATAGGACATatgttacccataatgcactgtgagctgtgtgtgtgtgtgtgtgtgtgtgtgtgtgtgtgtgtgtgtgtgtttaaataaagtgaaaaataaaaatagttaatgaaataaagtgtaaaatgaTAGCTCTGTTATATGGAACACATGAGCCAGGCTTTAGATGAGTGTGTATTTATCTAGAGTGCCAATCTCATATGCTAACTACTAACCTTTCATTAGCTGTTAGCTAACTAATAGGAAACAAGCTATAATCCTCTGTGACTTGTAGTTTCTTTATTATGTGCATTATGTCCAAGTTGCTTGCTTAAAAATGCTACTCAGAGCTAGCAGGCTAATCAAAGGCATCATTAACTAGAAATGTGATGCAGCGCTTTAGCAAAATCCGACACATCGACATTAATTTACACAATCGCTGAATAACAGAACAGAACTTCAGCACATAAATCATTCAGAAAGGTAATGTAGTTAAACACAGTAGGTAATTGTTAACTAGCTAACTTTTTtcgattatttttttacagagattttttttacagagatcGTCTAATTACCTACAAAATGTTTCACCATAACATTTAAACGTTTAAATAAAATGCCACTGGAAAAGAATACGTATTTTTTTGGTGTTAGACAATTGTTCGGTTTACCATCATGGCCGCCATGTGGCATCGCAGCgggtaaaataatcaacagtcgTCAGCTACGTAAGCAGCTACACACGTACTTAAATGAAGAACACTAACTAGTCACAAATGTTATTTGCCTTGATATGTATATAAACCAGGCTAGCTGCGTAGCTGCGTTAGCTTTACTACAGTGTGTATGCAGTCATTAAActcctcagagagagagagataaagagagagagagagagagagagagagagagaaagagagtgtaaaaagagagagagaatgtaaagagagagtgtgtaaagagagagtgtgtaaagagagagagaaatagtgaGTAAAAAGACAGAGATagtgtaaagagagagacagagagagtgaaaaagagatagagaatataaagagagagatagagacagaaagagagaaagagatagagaatgtaaagagagagagagatagagacagaaagagagaaagagatagagaatgtaaagagagagagagagagaacgtaaagagagaaagagagagagagagagaatgtaatgagagagagagtgcaagagagagagaatgtaaagagagagagagtgagagagagaatgtaaagagagagagtgcaagagagagagaatgtaaagagagagagagagtgagacagagaatgtaatgagagagagagtgagagagaggatgtaaagagagagagagcaagagagagagaatgtaaagagagagagtgagagagagaatgtaaagagagagagagtgcaagagagagagaatgtagagagagagtgagagagagaatgtaaagagagagagagtgcaagagagagagaatgtaaagagagagagtgagagagaatgtaaagagagagagtgcaagagagagaatgtaaagagagagagtgagagagagaatgtaaagagagagagagcaagagagagaatgtaaagagagagagacagagagagagagaaagagagagagagaaaaagagagagaatgtaaagagagagagagaatgtaaagagagagagacagagagagagaaagagagaaagagatagagaatgtaaagagagagagagagagagaaagagagagagagaatgtaaagtgagacacacagagagagagagagagagagagagagagagagagagagagattaagactCAACGGATGTAAGGAACATAAACACGGTGAGAATGAACAGAACCGAGTACAGACGAGTGTAAATCAGTCAacgctgttctctctctctctctctctctctctctctctggagcaCTATGTGCATTAGTGTATAAACGTACATAGTATTTCactttaatacaaaaacaaacttcaTTACAAAGATCCATGAGATTCATCCTCAGTTCGGTTTTGTTCAGTTTCGCTTTTCGGAGTGAAAGCGAGAGGTGTTTATGTGGAACACATACAGAGCTTTTACCAGCTGAAGGTTGAATTTGACATTCTTATGAAATATCTAAAAAACACACACCGTGTTTAAACATAGCATGGAGGGCCACtgggataaaaaaaagtcctgggatagagattttaaataCTGTTTTTGCTGTACATCGACTAAAACGGTACAGGAAATAAAATAgcataaaaaaacaattaaaataacaacaaataacGTTCACAAACATCCCCATAGcagcaggaaagaaagaaagaaagaaagaaagaaagtgattaTAGTGAGCGTGTGTTAGGGCTGTTACGTGTGTGTAGTTCCACTGAGTGAACCTGCTGATTGGTTGTTTTAACATGCATACTATGACATCATGCAATTTAAATTCCCCAAAATAAAGTTTCCACTTTAATCTAAAACTGTGTAAAGTTTataaaaaagctattttttaaaataaaaaatgagtgtgaacgaagaagaagaagaagaagaagaagaagaagaaggacagCACTGCACTCACCTCACACTCAGTAAAAAGGAAGAGGAAGTTATTTAACAGGAAGTAGAGTAACTTTTAGAGACCTTCCGAGTAATTCATCCTCGACTATACACATCACGAATTTTTGTCCGTAACCCCTCTGATTCTGGTGTCTGATTGGCCGAGAGGCGCACTAGGTTGGCGTGTTGTTTATAGCAGGGGTGTGCTGACAGCCATTCAGAGAGAGGCGGGTGGTGAGACGTGATTGGCTGCTGAGGCTGCTATGGCGACTGGCGGCGGAGCTCTTGCGGCGTGAGGAGTGTGAGGTGTGCGTGTCAACACTGGACTCCAGGCGGGTCACCACGAACAGACTGCTTTGACGGTTCCTCTGGAATCGGGCCGATTTCAGCTCCAGCTCATCCAGGTGAGACACGGTGATGAAGGGACACCAGCGGAACACTTGCTTAAAACCTGCGCGGAACCTTCAACAGCAACGGAACACAGACAGAACACAGAACACCAGGGAATCAGAACACCGGGGAACCAGAACACCACATCAGAACAGAAAACTAATACAACGAGGCAATTCATATTAGCTTTAAACTggaataaattacatttatatttcaataaataaaaacttacaatttaagatttacatttaaaacattaagtAAATTAAGTAACTGTAATGAAGGTAAATTCTGAGAACTCGTGAGTGATTACTGAGGACCTGAATGACATGAATATCCGACAGTTTACAGAACCTgcaacttttattaaaaaaactaaGGATCATTCcatatcatttttttaatgattaccTCAAAGTATCGTCACTGCAAAAccaccttttttattttacttggtttaactatgacggccatctttgtgtcattgcacacaacacattttgattatacagctgtttacagaaacctcaacatctcggctcaggatggtcctagctccttggatcTCTAGAGCGCGTTACGAGGTACATGGAcatgtataaacattttgcacattcttgttccttagacatAGAACTTAAATCCAAACGTAAAGCTCATGATCGCTCACAGTTCCtcttttagggtcaatttataacgggaagggtttgagtctcagtcttaattttttagggggtacctgggtaagtatagtgtgcatgcagaacattttttttctattatttttttttatgtgggtgAGAAACTGCTTTTTGTAAAAATTCCCCTcactttcaggttgaatatctctggtgggggatcAGATATGAACCTGAACTTTTctcagaaataagtcctctatagtagcattctgctatAAAAATGCTGTAATGAATGTGCAAACATGTCCATGTACCTCGCTCTAGAGATccgtttttgttccaaggagctaggaccatcctgataTTGAGGTTtacataaacagctgtataaccaaaatttgttgtatgccatgacacaaagatggccgtcatagttaaaccaagtaaaatcaaataattttaaaaactagtGGTTTTCAAAGATAATACATCTAGATAATCTCTCCAAAAAATAGGAAAACTAAAAATGGTCAAAcaaccaactttacaattattggaccacttgagatggactgaccccCAAGAGCTGaaaggtgggtgtgtgtgtgtgtgtgtgtgtgtgtgtgtgtgtgtgtgtgtgtgcatgtgtgtgtgtgtgtgaaagagagagagagagagacctgctGTTCAGGCAGCAGTAGATGATGGGGTTGTAGAGGGTGGAGCTCATGGCCAGCCACAGCACTGCCAGATAAACCTGCTGGATGAATTTCCACTTTCTGATGTTGGCGTAAAGACCTGTGATGATGAAATAGACGTGATACGGCAACCAGCACAGAGCGAAggtcaccaccaccaccatcatcatcttcaccacctacacacacacacacacacacacacacacagaatgtaaatgttttgtactTGTGAGAACTATGAAATGTGATAGCCTTgtgaggaaaacacacacacacaccttgcgcTTTGCCTGTAGCTGCTCCAGGTAGTTGTCAGAGGAATTTCCCGGCATGCCGCCGCCCCACAGTGTGACTCCAACCACGCTGTATGTGAACGCCATCACCATTAGGGGCAGCAGATACACCAGCAAGGCTACGATGATATGGTACCTGCatctctcacccacacacacacacacacatacacacatacacacacatacgtacacacacacacacacacacacacacacacgtacacgcacatacacacacatacacacatatacacacacacatacacacacaattaatttaacagatgtttatacacactacacaaaacacaataattaATATAGgacagaaacactggaaaatgAAACTCGGGGAACAAAACAGATTTGATGAGAGTGTTAACACGTGAATGATTAGAGcacatgtacgtgtgtgtgtttgtatatgtgtgtgtgtttgtatatatgtgtgtgtgtatatgtgtgtgtgtgtgtgcgcgtttgtatatgtgtgtttgtgtgtgtgtgtatatgtgtgtttgtatatcagtgtgtgtgtgtgtgcgtttgtatgtgtgtgtgtgtacgtgtgtttgtatatgtgtgtgtttgtaaatgtgtgtttgtatatatgtgtgtgtgtgtgtgtgtgtgtgtgtagtacatcAATTCATAATTGTGGAGTCTCGGCCAGGCCACATAACACAGTGTCCTATTGCGAATGGCTTTGGTGTTTGAATAGAAGCTCAGCGGGAAGGCCAGCACCACCGCCGCTCCCCACACACACGCGATCACCACTCTAGTTAACGTGGCTGAGAAACGCGGCTTCAGTGGGTGGATGATCGCCATGTACCTGAACAGAAAGGAAATGACATCACTCAGCAAGTTTCCATTCAGAATTTTAAGGATAAAGGTAAAGTGTGACTGTAGCACAGGCAGTGTTACTATTAGCAAGCAGTGTTACGTAGCAGATATCTGTGACATGATCATTATCCGCCTTgctgtgacatcatcattaTGACGCCTCGCgctgtgacatcatcattaTCCGCCTCgctgtgacatcatcattaTCCGCCTTGCAGTAGTGTAACGTTAATAATAAGAGAATTATTTCAGATTCAGTTATGGTTACAGAGATATATCATCCTCTGTTCTCTCGCCTCGTTTCACAGATGTCTGCTCCTGACTGTAATAACTCTCAGAAGTGAAACTCACTCATAAATgtattctttaataaagatttgtgtattttatcatcatttattacagagagagaggcagctcCAGCTTCTCTCTGAGGATCAGCAGTGTTGAGTTCAGTGACTACTATTATTCATCCCTCATCCAACATCATCAACTTCTCCCTCACAATCCAGTATTACACACCAACAATGTGCCAGAAAActtaataatataacaataataataatatcatcaccatcattattatcattatcatcatcatcatcattattattataattattattattattattattaattattattatcaataccattgccattattattatcattattaatattatcattatttttattaccattttattattattattatttataactatttattattattattattattattattattattattattattatagcatctttcacacatttacattgtAGCTCAACATATGAAAAACATccctcggtgtgtgtgtgtgtgtgtttaaggtaAGTGTTCCCCATTCCTACCATCCTACAGCTGGAGTTCATCTTAAagtacacactgacacacacactcactcact from Ictalurus furcatus strain D&B chromosome 15, Billie_1.0, whole genome shotgun sequence harbors:
- the LOC128619747 gene encoding LOW QUALITY PROTEIN: neuromedin-K receptor (The sequence of the model RefSeq protein was modified relative to this genomic sequence to represent the inferred CDS: substituted 1 base at 1 genomic stop codon), translating into MRERATVAPSPGADRECVCVCVCVKEREAARDLSSARSVIREAELFVCFYVFMYSLVXIMNNASLLPSTNFTNQFAQPPWRVALWSLAYSCVVLVAVFGNLVVIWIIVAHKRMRTVTNYFLLNLAVSDASMAALNTPVNFVYAAHGDWYFGDAYCKFHNFFPVTAVFASIYSMTAIAVDRYMAIIHPLKPRFSATLTRVVIACVWGAAVVLAFPLSFYSNTKAIRNRTLCYVAWPRLHNYELMYHIIVALLVYLLPLMVMAFTYSVVGVTLWGGGMPGNSSDNYLEQLQAKRKVVKMMMVVVVTFALCWLPYHVYFIITGLYANIRKWKFIQQVYLAVLWLAMSSTLYNPIIYCCLNSRFRAGFKQVFRWCPFITVSHLDELELKSARFQRNRQSSLFVVTRLESSVDTHTSHSSRRKSSAASRHSSLSSQSRLTTRLSLNGCQHTPAINNTPT